The proteins below are encoded in one region of Pleuronectes platessa chromosome 14, fPlePla1.1, whole genome shotgun sequence:
- the naxd gene encoding ATP-dependent (S)-NAD(P)H-hydrate dehydratase isoform X1 — translation MQANTTRGFLWSDVETRTLLNIWGEQDIQAALDGNFRNSFVYRDVSRRLGAMGFERTPEQCRVRIKSLKRQYLLAKEGNLRNNGQYHKICKFYDAMDGILSNRPALDPREFMDGGMGGEEAVDGLEEDGEDGQDVYSECTGECPYPAEAEVKLEYPTIPIPIPVKVTVGNNSTSVRPHNMAQSTTNVPPRAPKRQRKRRANFPMEKLMEQFLEQSAQAEDNFYRMEEQRLQAEDRRREAEHARELHMLQMLGQMFSSISSSSSSSSSSSARPGSASTPSKKASVPARAPVFSSASPSCARGPSGHLRRPLPQTDCYIQQSQLLEPDPQALVFERYYGLGSTSHSGMDDELLALVKSIVPPLTSKKHKGQAGRIGIIGGCQDYTGAPYFAAISALKVGADLSHVFCTKDAATVIKSYSPELIVHPVLGSPNAVEEIEKWLPRLHGLVVGPGLGREDFLLKTVKEVIEKSKARDIPIVIDADGLWLVTQQPSVIQGYTKGILTPNFMEFTRLYEALHHEPMDSSDHQRSALQLSVAMGNLTLVLKGEQDLITDGSKVIWCSAEGSGRRCGGQGDLLSGSLGVLAHWAHAAAATGGVKSMNPSVVAAFGACSLTRQCNSQAFKRHGRSTTTSDMIPEIGPAFKKLFES, via the exons ATGCAAGCGAACACGACGCGGGGCTTCTTGTGGTCGGACGTGGAGACGAGGACCCTGCTCAACATCTGGGGGGAGCAGGACATCCAGGCGGCGCTGGACGGAAACTTCCGAAACAGCTTCGTGTACCGCGACGTCTCCCGGCGGCTCGGGGCGATGGGGTTCGAGAGGACGCCGGAGCAATGCCGGGTGCGCATCAAGAGCCTCAAGAGGCAGTACCTGCTGGCGAAGGAGGGCAATCTGCGCAACAACGGGCAGTATCACAAGATCTGCAAGTTCTACGACGCCATGGACGGCATCCTGAGCAACCGGCCCGCTCTTGACCCCCGGGAGTTCATGGACGGCgggatgggaggagaggaggccgTGGATGGcctggaggaggatggagaggatggCCAGGATGTTTACTCCGAGTGCACAGGGGAGTGTCCTTACCCTGCGGAGGCTGAAGTGAAGCTGGAATACCCAACTATTCCCATCCCGATTCCAGTTAAAGTGACAGTGGGAAATAACA GCACCTCAGTGAGACCCCACAACATGGCCCAGTCGACTACCAACGTGCCGCCCAGAGCACccaagaggcagaggaagaggcgtGCGAACTTCCCCATGGAGAAACTGATGGAGCAGTTCCTGGAGCAGAGTGCCCAGGCCGAGGACAACTTCTACCGCATGGAGGAGCAGCGGTTGCAGGCAGAGGACCGCCGCAGAGAGGCCGAGCACGCCAGGGAGCTGCACATGCTACAGATGCTTGGCCAGATGTTCTCCAgcatctcctcctcgtcttcctcctcctcctcctcctctgccaggCCCGGCTCTGCGAGCACTCCCTCCAAGAAGGCTTCCGTCCCTGCCCGCGCGCCTGTGTTCTCCAGTGCCTCCCCCTCGTGTGCACGTGGCCCGTCGGGACATCTCAGACGTCCTTTACCCCAGACAGACTGTTACATTCAACAGAGTCAACTGTTGGAACCAGATCCCCAGGCATTAG TGTTTGAACGCTACTACGGCTTGGGGTCTACCTCACACAGCGGCATGGACGATGAACTCCTCGCCCTAGTAAAGAGTATAGTCCCTCCACTGACGTCCAAAAAGCACAAGGGACAAGCCGGACGAATCGGGATCATTGGAGGATGCCAAGA CTATACCGGAGCCCCATACTTTGCTGCGATCTCTGCATTGAAAGTG GGGGCCGACTTGTCTCATGTGTTCTGCACCAAAGATGCTGCGACTGTTATCAAGTCATACAGCCCTGAGCTCATAGTTCATCCTGTTCT GGGCAGTCCTAATGCAGTGGAGGAGATTGAAAAATGGCTCCCGAGACTGCATGGCCTTGTGGTGGGACCAGGTCTAGGGAGAGAAGACTTCTTACTGAAAACAGTTAAG GAGGTGATAGAGAAGTCTAAAGCGAGAGATATTCCTATAGTCATCGATGCG gatgGATTATGGCTTGTAACACAGCAACCATCTGTTATTCAAGGGTACACCAAGGGTATCCTCACACCCAACTTCATGGAGTTCACCCGACTATATGAGGCCCTG caCCATGAACCCATGGACAGTAGTGACCATCAACGCAGCGCCTTGCAGCTCAGTGTAGCCATGGGCAACCTCACTCTGGTGCTAAAAGGAGAACAGGACCTCATCACAGACGGCAGTAAAG TGATCTGGTGCAGTGCTGAGGGCAGTGGGAGAAGATGTGGCGGACAGGGCGACCTCCTGTCTGGATCTTTGGGAGTGCTGGCACACTGGGCTCATGCTGCCGCTGCAACTGGAGGGGTCAAAAG TATGAATCCTTCAGTGGTTGCAGCTTTCGGAGCCTGTTCACTCACCAGGCAGTGCAACAGTCAAGCATTCAAGCGACACGGCAGATCTACCACCACCTCGGACATGATCCCGGAGATTGGCCCGGCTTTTAAAAAGTTATTTGAAAGCTGA
- the naxd gene encoding ATP-dependent (S)-NAD(P)H-hydrate dehydratase isoform X3: MIRAVCLQLSAGRLRSRLVFERYYGLGSTSHSGMDDELLALVKSIVPPLTSKKHKGQAGRIGIIGGCQDYTGAPYFAAISALKVGADLSHVFCTKDAATVIKSYSPELIVHPVLGSPNAVEEIEKWLPRLHGLVVGPGLGREDFLLKTVKEVIEKSKARDIPIVIDADGLWLVTQQPSVIQGYTKGILTPNFMEFTRLYEALHHEPMDSSDHQRSALQLSVAMGNLTLVLKGEQDLITDGSKVIWCSAEGSGRRCGGQGDLLSGSLGVLAHWAHAAAATGGVKSMNPSVVAAFGACSLTRQCNSQAFKRHGRSTTTSDMIPEIGPAFKKLFES; this comes from the exons ATGATCAGAGCcgtgtgtctgcagctgtcaGCGGGGAGGCTCAGATCCAGGTTAg TGTTTGAACGCTACTACGGCTTGGGGTCTACCTCACACAGCGGCATGGACGATGAACTCCTCGCCCTAGTAAAGAGTATAGTCCCTCCACTGACGTCCAAAAAGCACAAGGGACAAGCCGGACGAATCGGGATCATTGGAGGATGCCAAGA CTATACCGGAGCCCCATACTTTGCTGCGATCTCTGCATTGAAAGTG GGGGCCGACTTGTCTCATGTGTTCTGCACCAAAGATGCTGCGACTGTTATCAAGTCATACAGCCCTGAGCTCATAGTTCATCCTGTTCT GGGCAGTCCTAATGCAGTGGAGGAGATTGAAAAATGGCTCCCGAGACTGCATGGCCTTGTGGTGGGACCAGGTCTAGGGAGAGAAGACTTCTTACTGAAAACAGTTAAG GAGGTGATAGAGAAGTCTAAAGCGAGAGATATTCCTATAGTCATCGATGCG gatgGATTATGGCTTGTAACACAGCAACCATCTGTTATTCAAGGGTACACCAAGGGTATCCTCACACCCAACTTCATGGAGTTCACCCGACTATATGAGGCCCTG caCCATGAACCCATGGACAGTAGTGACCATCAACGCAGCGCCTTGCAGCTCAGTGTAGCCATGGGCAACCTCACTCTGGTGCTAAAAGGAGAACAGGACCTCATCACAGACGGCAGTAAAG TGATCTGGTGCAGTGCTGAGGGCAGTGGGAGAAGATGTGGCGGACAGGGCGACCTCCTGTCTGGATCTTTGGGAGTGCTGGCACACTGGGCTCATGCTGCCGCTGCAACTGGAGGGGTCAAAAG TATGAATCCTTCAGTGGTTGCAGCTTTCGGAGCCTGTTCACTCACCAGGCAGTGCAACAGTCAAGCATTCAAGCGACACGGCAGATCTACCACCACCTCGGACATGATCCCGGAGATTGGCCCGGCTTTTAAAAAGTTATTTGAAAGCTGA
- the naxd gene encoding ATP-dependent (S)-NAD(P)H-hydrate dehydratase isoform X4, producing MDDELLALVKSIVPPLTSKKHKGQAGRIGIIGGCQDYTGAPYFAAISALKVGADLSHVFCTKDAATVIKSYSPELIVHPVLGSPNAVEEIEKWLPRLHGLVVGPGLGREDFLLKTVKEVIEKSKARDIPIVIDADGLWLVTQQPSVIQGYTKGILTPNFMEFTRLYEALHHEPMDSSDHQRSALQLSVAMGNLTLVLKGEQDLITDGSKVIWCSAEGSGRRCGGQGDLLSGSLGVLAHWAHAAAATGGVKSMNPSVVAAFGACSLTRQCNSQAFKRHGRSTTTSDMIPEIGPAFKKLFES from the exons ATGGACGATGAACTCCTCGCCCTAGTAAAGAGTATAGTCCCTCCACTGACGTCCAAAAAGCACAAGGGACAAGCCGGACGAATCGGGATCATTGGAGGATGCCAAGA CTATACCGGAGCCCCATACTTTGCTGCGATCTCTGCATTGAAAGTG GGGGCCGACTTGTCTCATGTGTTCTGCACCAAAGATGCTGCGACTGTTATCAAGTCATACAGCCCTGAGCTCATAGTTCATCCTGTTCT GGGCAGTCCTAATGCAGTGGAGGAGATTGAAAAATGGCTCCCGAGACTGCATGGCCTTGTGGTGGGACCAGGTCTAGGGAGAGAAGACTTCTTACTGAAAACAGTTAAG GAGGTGATAGAGAAGTCTAAAGCGAGAGATATTCCTATAGTCATCGATGCG gatgGATTATGGCTTGTAACACAGCAACCATCTGTTATTCAAGGGTACACCAAGGGTATCCTCACACCCAACTTCATGGAGTTCACCCGACTATATGAGGCCCTG caCCATGAACCCATGGACAGTAGTGACCATCAACGCAGCGCCTTGCAGCTCAGTGTAGCCATGGGCAACCTCACTCTGGTGCTAAAAGGAGAACAGGACCTCATCACAGACGGCAGTAAAG TGATCTGGTGCAGTGCTGAGGGCAGTGGGAGAAGATGTGGCGGACAGGGCGACCTCCTGTCTGGATCTTTGGGAGTGCTGGCACACTGGGCTCATGCTGCCGCTGCAACTGGAGGGGTCAAAAG TATGAATCCTTCAGTGGTTGCAGCTTTCGGAGCCTGTTCACTCACCAGGCAGTGCAACAGTCAAGCATTCAAGCGACACGGCAGATCTACCACCACCTCGGACATGATCCCGGAGATTGGCCCGGCTTTTAAAAAGTTATTTGAAAGCTGA
- the naxd gene encoding ATP-dependent (S)-NAD(P)H-hydrate dehydratase isoform X2 has translation MPQHIQMFTFTLITLTLSIIATYVCLNRRVFERYYGLGSTSHSGMDDELLALVKSIVPPLTSKKHKGQAGRIGIIGGCQDYTGAPYFAAISALKVGADLSHVFCTKDAATVIKSYSPELIVHPVLGSPNAVEEIEKWLPRLHGLVVGPGLGREDFLLKTVKEVIEKSKARDIPIVIDADGLWLVTQQPSVIQGYTKGILTPNFMEFTRLYEALHHEPMDSSDHQRSALQLSVAMGNLTLVLKGEQDLITDGSKVIWCSAEGSGRRCGGQGDLLSGSLGVLAHWAHAAAATGGVKSMNPSVVAAFGACSLTRQCNSQAFKRHGRSTTTSDMIPEIGPAFKKLFES, from the exons ATGCCACAACACATCCAGATGTTCACCTTTACCCTCATCACACTCACACTGTCCATTATCGCCACATACGTCTGTTTGAACAGGAGAG TGTTTGAACGCTACTACGGCTTGGGGTCTACCTCACACAGCGGCATGGACGATGAACTCCTCGCCCTAGTAAAGAGTATAGTCCCTCCACTGACGTCCAAAAAGCACAAGGGACAAGCCGGACGAATCGGGATCATTGGAGGATGCCAAGA CTATACCGGAGCCCCATACTTTGCTGCGATCTCTGCATTGAAAGTG GGGGCCGACTTGTCTCATGTGTTCTGCACCAAAGATGCTGCGACTGTTATCAAGTCATACAGCCCTGAGCTCATAGTTCATCCTGTTCT GGGCAGTCCTAATGCAGTGGAGGAGATTGAAAAATGGCTCCCGAGACTGCATGGCCTTGTGGTGGGACCAGGTCTAGGGAGAGAAGACTTCTTACTGAAAACAGTTAAG GAGGTGATAGAGAAGTCTAAAGCGAGAGATATTCCTATAGTCATCGATGCG gatgGATTATGGCTTGTAACACAGCAACCATCTGTTATTCAAGGGTACACCAAGGGTATCCTCACACCCAACTTCATGGAGTTCACCCGACTATATGAGGCCCTG caCCATGAACCCATGGACAGTAGTGACCATCAACGCAGCGCCTTGCAGCTCAGTGTAGCCATGGGCAACCTCACTCTGGTGCTAAAAGGAGAACAGGACCTCATCACAGACGGCAGTAAAG TGATCTGGTGCAGTGCTGAGGGCAGTGGGAGAAGATGTGGCGGACAGGGCGACCTCCTGTCTGGATCTTTGGGAGTGCTGGCACACTGGGCTCATGCTGCCGCTGCAACTGGAGGGGTCAAAAG TATGAATCCTTCAGTGGTTGCAGCTTTCGGAGCCTGTTCACTCACCAGGCAGTGCAACAGTCAAGCATTCAAGCGACACGGCAGATCTACCACCACCTCGGACATGATCCCGGAGATTGGCCCGGCTTTTAAAAAGTTATTTGAAAGCTGA